Proteins encoded in a region of the Streptomyces akebiae genome:
- a CDS encoding lysophospholipid acyltransferase family protein, with amino-acid sequence MFYYLLKYVLLGPLLRLVFRPRIEGLENVPSSGAAIVAGNHLSFSDHFLMPAILKRRITFLAKAEYFTGPGLKGRLTAFFFHSVGQIPVDRSGKEAGQAAIREGLGVLSKDELLGIYPEGTRSHDGRLYKGKVGVAVMALKAGVPVIPCAMIGTFEAQPPGKVIPNIHPVVIRFGKPLDFSRYEGMENEKAVLRAITDEIMYAILTLSEQEYVDQYAAVVKAEEAAAAKERKFPRLPLS; translated from the coding sequence GTGTTCTATTACCTGCTCAAGTACGTGCTTCTGGGACCCCTGCTGAGACTGGTCTTCCGGCCTCGCATCGAGGGCCTCGAAAACGTGCCGTCGTCGGGCGCCGCCATCGTCGCGGGCAATCATCTGTCCTTCTCGGACCACTTCCTGATGCCCGCGATCCTCAAGCGCCGCATCACCTTCCTGGCGAAGGCCGAGTACTTCACCGGCCCGGGGCTCAAGGGCCGGTTGACGGCGTTCTTCTTCCACAGCGTCGGGCAGATCCCGGTCGACCGCTCCGGCAAGGAGGCGGGCCAGGCCGCCATCCGCGAGGGGCTCGGCGTGCTGAGCAAGGACGAACTCCTCGGCATCTACCCGGAGGGCACCCGCTCGCACGACGGCCGCCTCTACAAGGGCAAGGTCGGCGTCGCGGTCATGGCGCTCAAGGCCGGCGTGCCCGTCATCCCGTGCGCCATGATCGGCACCTTCGAGGCCCAGCCCCCGGGCAAGGTCATCCCCAACATCCACCCCGTCGTCATCCGCTTCGGCAAGCCCCTCGACTTCTCCCGCTACGAGGGCATGGAGAACGAGAAGGCCGTGCTGCGGGCCATCACCGACGAGATCATGTACGCGATCCTCACGCTCTCCGAGCAGGAGTACGTCGACCAGTACGCGGCCGTCGTGAAGGCGGAGGAGGCCGCCGCTGCGAAGGAACGCAAGTTCCCGCGCCTGCCGCTGAGTTGA
- a CDS encoding helix-turn-helix domain-containing protein, giving the protein MGEGGFHLVRAAEALHVHRNTVAYRMQKIEQLTGRPPRDHRTTMAVYLACLSDELGGGGESPTRPKESAIDDVPPRPRRTGWGEALSWLPRIGAERVAAGRGRVRTAPIARGAR; this is encoded by the coding sequence GTGGGCGAGGGCGGCTTCCATCTCGTCCGGGCGGCCGAGGCGCTGCACGTCCACCGGAACACCGTGGCCTACCGCATGCAGAAGATCGAGCAGCTCACCGGCCGACCGCCGCGCGACCACCGCACCACCATGGCCGTGTACCTCGCCTGCCTGTCCGACGAGCTGGGCGGGGGCGGCGAGTCACCCACGCGGCCCAAGGAGAGCGCGATCGACGACGTGCCGCCGAGACCCAGGCGTACGGGGTGGGGGGAAGCCCTTTCATGGCTGCCCCGGATCGGGGCCGAGAGGGTGGCCGCCGGCCGGGGGCGGGTACGGACGGCACCGATCGCCCGCGGGGCCCGGTGA
- the rocD gene encoding ornithine--oxo-acid transaminase: MTAPVRARSSADLIRAEEPVLAHNYHPLPVVVARAEGTWVEDVEGRRYLDMLAGYSALNFGHRHPALIEAAHRQLDTLTLTSRAFHNDRLAEFAESLAELTGLDMVLPMNTGAEAVESAIKVARKWAYEVKGVPADQATIVVAADNFHGRTTTIVSFSTDPVARDGFGPFTPGFRVVPYNDLAALEAAIDETTAAVLIEPIQGEAGVLIPDDGYLRGVRELTRRTGCLFVADEIQSGLGRTGRTLAVEHEDVLPDAVLLGKALGGGIVPVSAVVARREVLSVLRPGEHGSTFGGNPLAAAVGSAVVELLRTGEFQLRATELGGVLREGLTELVGRGVVGFRARGLWAGVDVDPALGTGREISHRLMERGILVKDTHGSTIRLAPPLTITGTELRSALGTLGEVLKEGS; the protein is encoded by the coding sequence ATGACCGCTCCCGTCCGCGCGCGTTCGTCGGCCGACCTGATCCGCGCCGAGGAGCCCGTCCTCGCGCACAACTACCACCCGCTGCCCGTGGTCGTCGCCCGCGCCGAGGGCACCTGGGTCGAGGACGTCGAGGGCCGCCGCTATCTGGACATGCTGGCCGGCTACTCCGCCCTCAACTTCGGCCACCGCCACCCGGCGCTGATCGAGGCCGCGCACCGCCAGCTCGACACCCTCACCCTCACCTCGCGGGCCTTCCACAACGACCGTCTCGCCGAGTTCGCCGAGTCGCTGGCCGAGCTGACCGGCCTGGACATGGTGCTGCCGATGAACACGGGCGCCGAGGCGGTGGAGAGCGCGATCAAGGTGGCCCGCAAGTGGGCGTACGAGGTGAAGGGCGTCCCCGCCGACCAAGCCACGATCGTCGTCGCCGCCGACAACTTCCACGGCCGTACGACGACCATCGTCAGCTTCTCCACGGACCCGGTGGCCCGCGACGGGTTCGGGCCGTTCACGCCGGGCTTCCGGGTGGTCCCGTACAACGACCTCGCCGCGCTGGAGGCGGCGATCGACGAGACGACGGCCGCGGTGCTCATCGAGCCCATCCAGGGCGAGGCGGGTGTCCTCATCCCCGACGACGGCTATCTGCGCGGGGTCCGCGAGCTGACCCGGCGCACCGGCTGTCTCTTCGTCGCGGACGAGATCCAGTCGGGTCTCGGCCGCACGGGCCGCACGCTCGCCGTCGAGCACGAGGACGTCCTGCCCGACGCCGTCCTGCTCGGCAAGGCGCTCGGCGGCGGCATCGTGCCGGTGTCGGCGGTGGTGGCCCGCCGTGAGGTGCTGTCGGTCCTGCGTCCCGGCGAGCACGGCTCGACGTTCGGCGGCAATCCCCTGGCCGCGGCGGTCGGTTCGGCGGTGGTCGAGCTGCTGCGCACCGGGGAGTTCCAGCTCAGGGCCACCGAACTGGGCGGGGTGCTGCGGGAGGGGCTCACGGAACTGGTCGGCCGGGGCGTGGTCGGCTTCCGGGCGCGCGGACTGTGGGCGGGTGTCGACGTCGACCCCGCGCTCGGCACGGGCCGCGAGATCAGTCACCGGCTCATGGAGCGCGGCATCCTGGTCAAGGACACCCATGGCTCGACCATCCGCCTGGCTCCGCCCCTGACGATCACGGGGACGGAACTCCGGTCGGCGCTGGGGACGTTGGGGGAGGTACTGAAGGAGGGCTCCTGA
- a CDS encoding NAD-dependent epimerase/dehydratase family protein, with protein sequence MVVGATGQIGRVAVGALAGDGWAVTAVSRGGGRDDGWPEEVRTVSADRSDDAALAAAVGDGCDVLVDMVAYGPEHARQLLSLADRVGSAVVVSSVSVYEDDKGRNFDTQAEPGGFPEYPLPLPESRRTIRPGDTSYSTRKAGLERELLAGGDRLPTTLLRAGAVHGPHCRTPRELYFVKRNLDGRERRVLAYGGASRFHPASVHNIAELIRLAAARPGSRALNAVDPDAPTVVEIATAIDAVMGVRTQNVLVDGPAPSPTVGGTPWSVPVPVVCDMSAAERELGYRPVVRYAESLPETVAWIEGRLAGGRDWREAYPRMAEAYGDLFDYAAEDAWLAGRQA encoded by the coding sequence GTGGTGGTCGGAGCGACGGGACAGATCGGCCGGGTGGCCGTGGGCGCGCTGGCGGGCGACGGATGGGCGGTGACGGCCGTCTCGCGGGGCGGCGGCCGGGACGACGGCTGGCCCGAGGAGGTACGGACCGTCTCCGCCGACCGGAGCGACGACGCGGCGCTCGCGGCCGCGGTCGGTGACGGCTGCGACGTGCTGGTGGACATGGTCGCCTACGGTCCCGAACACGCCCGGCAATTGCTGTCGCTGGCCGACCGGGTGGGCTCGGCGGTCGTCGTCTCCAGCGTCTCGGTGTACGAGGACGACAAGGGCCGCAACTTCGACACCCAGGCGGAGCCGGGCGGCTTCCCCGAGTACCCGCTGCCCCTGCCCGAGAGCCGGCGCACCATCCGGCCGGGCGACACCTCGTACAGCACCCGCAAGGCGGGCCTGGAGCGTGAACTCCTCGCCGGTGGCGACCGGTTGCCCACGACCCTGCTGCGCGCGGGCGCCGTTCACGGGCCGCACTGCCGTACCCCGCGCGAGCTGTACTTCGTGAAGCGCAACCTGGACGGCAGAGAGCGTCGGGTCCTCGCGTACGGCGGTGCGAGCCGCTTCCATCCGGCGAGCGTCCACAACATCGCCGAGCTGATCCGGCTGGCCGCCGCCCGGCCCGGTTCACGGGCGCTGAACGCGGTCGACCCCGACGCACCCACCGTCGTGGAGATCGCCACCGCCATCGACGCGGTGATGGGCGTCCGGACGCAGAACGTGCTCGTCGACGGCCCCGCCCCGTCGCCCACGGTGGGAGGCACCCCGTGGTCCGTGCCGGTGCCCGTGGTGTGCGACATGTCGGCGGCCGAGCGGGAGCTGGGCTACCGGCCGGTGGTCCGGTACGCGGAGTCACTGCCGGAGACGGTCGCCTGGATCGAGGGCCGGCTCGCGGGCGGACGGGACTGGCGGGAGGCCTACCCCCGGATGGCCGAGGCGTACGGGGACCTCTTCGACTACGCGGCGGAGGACGCCTGGCTGGCGGGACGACAGGCCTGA